Within the Halobaculum limi genome, the region ACCGTAGAACGGTGTATGAGTGCGACGAGTACCGCCGACCAACCCGACACCGCTGACGCCGACGCCGTCGACCCGGGACACGCGCTGAACGACAAGCAGTACCTGATCCTCACGTACCTCCGGGAACACGCCGCCGAGCAGACGTACTTCAAGTCTCGCCTCATCGCCGAGGAACTGGGGCTGTCTGCGAAAGAGGTCGGTGCGAACATGGCCGCCGTCATCGACGCCGCCCGTGACATCGACGTGGAGAAGTGGGGCTACTCCTCGGGCACGACCTGGATGGTCACGCAGTAAGCCGCCCAGTCGGACGCCGGAACAGTTCACTCGAACGCGAGTTCCGCTCCGTAGGCCTTTATACGCGTCACCGTCCAGTCTCAGGCAAGACTATGCGACGAGCCAAGATCGTTTGTACGCTCGGCCCCGCCTCTGACGACCGAGCGTCGATCCGGGAGTTGGCCGATGCCGGGATGTCCGTGGCGAGATTGAACGCGAGCCACGGCGACACCGACCACCGCGGCGAGGTCATCGACCGCATCCGCGCGGTCGACGACGCGACCGACGAACCCCTCGCGGCGATGCTCGACCTCCAAGGGCCGGAGGTCCGAACCGCCGAAATCCCCGAACCGATCGAACTGGAGACGGGGTCGACGGTCGTGTTCGCCGAGTACGACACCGCCACCCCCGAACACATCGGTGTCACGCACGCCATCGACGCCACGGAGGTCGGTGACCGCGTCCTCCTCGACGACGGCCGCATCGAGGCTACCGTGACCGCCGTCAGCGACGACGGCGTCGAGGCACGCATCGACTCTGGCGGCGAACTCGGCTCCCGAAAGGGCGTCAACGTTCCCGGCGTCGACCTCGGCTTGCCCACCATCACCGAACGCGACGAGCGAGAACTCGACCTCGTGGTCGACCACGACGTGGACTTCGTCGCGGCTTCGTTCATCGGCGACGCCAGCGACGTGTACGCCGTCTCCGACGCACTCGAAGAGCGCGGCGCGAGCGACATCCCCGTCGTCGCAAAGATCGAACGTGCGGACGCAGTCGAGAACCTCGACGGCATCATCGACGCCTCCTACGGCGTGATGGTCGCGCGCGGTGACCTCGGCGTCGAGTGCCCGCTGGAGGACGTTCCGATGATCCAAAAGCGCATCATCCGCACCTGCGTCGAGCGGGGGACGCCCGTCATCACGGCGACGGAGATGCTCGACTCGATGGTCCACTCGCGGCGACCGACCCGCGCAGAGGCGTCCGACGTGGCCAACGCCGTCCTCGACGGCACTGACGCGGTGATGCTGTCGGGCGAGACGGCCATCGGTGACCACCCCGCGCGCGTCGTCGAGACGATGGACCGCATCGTCCGGCAGGTGGAGACGAGCGACGAGTACGCCGAGACGCGCGAGGAGCGTGTCCCGCTGGCAGATACGGAGTCTCGAACGGAGCCGTTGGCGCGGTCGGCGCGGTTCCTCGCCCGCG harbors:
- a CDS encoding DUF7123 family protein yields the protein MSATSTADQPDTADADAVDPGHALNDKQYLILTYLREHAAEQTYFKSRLIAEELGLSAKEVGANMAAVIDAARDIDVEKWGYSSGTTWMVTQ
- the pyk gene encoding pyruvate kinase; protein product: MRRAKIVCTLGPASDDRASIRELADAGMSVARLNASHGDTDHRGEVIDRIRAVDDATDEPLAAMLDLQGPEVRTAEIPEPIELETGSTVVFAEYDTATPEHIGVTHAIDATEVGDRVLLDDGRIEATVTAVSDDGVEARIDSGGELGSRKGVNVPGVDLGLPTITERDERELDLVVDHDVDFVAASFIGDASDVYAVSDALEERGASDIPVVAKIERADAVENLDGIIDASYGVMVARGDLGVECPLEDVPMIQKRIIRTCVERGTPVITATEMLDSMVHSRRPTRAEASDVANAVLDGTDAVMLSGETAIGDHPARVVETMDRIVRQVETSDEYAETREERVPLADTESRTEPLARSARFLARDTDAAAVVAASESGYTARKTAKFRPGAPIVTTTPSDRVRRQLALSWGVRPMTADYHNSVEEVMDSAVSAALDAGVAESGDTLVVLSGMMTELEGTNTTNTLKLHVAAETIATGRHVVGGRVSGPLYRVPDGDLSDVPEGGIVYLPAGFDAEFGGDTTKLGGIIDARAGMTGYPALVAREVGIPMVSGAPLPDDVADETVVSVDAERGVVYEGDVIGHARRR